Proteins encoded together in one Luteimonas fraxinea window:
- a CDS encoding GH36-type glycosyl hydrolase domain-containing protein: MSRRWLRLRRRFGRLSHTTVSSDLETEAPLRAQLFSAEQMELHGKALALTHRIHAGRVPDRLLARLSDNAALLEDARTFLSLMVRDDIRITPAGEWLLDNYHLIEEQVRLARRHLPKGYSRELPALSQGASAGLPRVYDLAMEAVAHGDGQVDAVTLSRFVAAYQSVTPLTLGELWAIPIMLRLAVLENLRRMAAGVIRDGRDHRRARRWAERLNATASESPKDVVLVVADMARSQPPATGAFVAELTRGLHGRGALLSLPLTWIEQWLTDSGLRIEALVHAESQQQAADQVSIGNSIGSLRFLANMDWREYVETMSLVDAALREDPGATYGLMDFATRDHYRHAVETIARRSGASQVQVAQTTVQLAQAHPADSIEAHVGYYLVDDGIDRTVATLASAHGHRKAHMAPRTVPLPVYLAMIAVVVALATTGLVGQSGAHLVPWAPTWVLVLLGLLVFSELGIALTNWLATVIVAPKPLPRLDFSLGLPASERTLVVVPCMFGDIASVDTLVEGLEVRFLANRDPHLHFALLSDDLDADQQTLPGDAAVLAHASTLIAGLNQRYLADSPAPGGDRFFLFHRPRTWNAGEGRWIGEERKRGKLAALNGFLRGAGTGAFQQIVGRTEVLANVRYVITLDTDTRLPRDAACAFVGTLAHPLNRAVFDPKRNRVTRGYGILQPSVGSSFSGRRISRYARMYGSEPGIDPYTRTVSDVYQDLFGEGSFVGKGIYDVDAFEQALHGRFPDNRILSHDLLEGCHARAGLVSDVRLYEDYPARYAADVKRRHRWIRGDWQLLPWVMPWVPTAKDGSVRNPLSWLSRGKLLDNLRRSLVPAAALVLLVFGWATLAAPLAWTFWLLTVFFAPVLIPALRDLLSKPADMRLDTHLLQVGDATGRGLVRAAVNFACLPYEAMFSLSAIALTLWRTLVSRRHLLQWNPSSEVERSLGSGMAAELRSMWGAPVLSVLIGLLVMRTNPAGLWVAGPVLLLWTISPLLMAWLGRAPPQRSAQLSTVQLDFLGRLARRTWAFFEVNIREEDHWLPPDNIQEHPSLVVARRTSPTNIGLSLLANLGAWDFGYLQTAAVVQRTQRVFATLDRMERHRGHFYNWYDTETLAPLPPRYISTVDSGNLAGHLLTLRQGLLGLIDAPVLAPQTFAGLSHTLGVLRELHAVQENADPAWNVAIDAFDARLAIALATTPDTLRDAMATVEALAALALPLAALSPPVDTYDPQEDAPAHWSARLIDACEHARQALGACLPASAATAGSLTAEDGVPSLRALCAPGIAPDVRAWACAQVHELERLAHVAGQFSLMEYGFLYDRARHLLSIGYDVDNRRLDQGHYDLLASEARLCSFVAVAQGQLPQDTWFALGRLLTEVDGDATLLSWSGSMFEYLMPQLVMPSYPDTLLDQTACHAVQAQIAYGRQHDVPWGISESGYNTVDTRMNYQYRAFGVPGLGLKRGLGEDLVIAPYATMMALMVAPEAATQNLQRLDAAGFSGRFGLFEAIDYTPSRLPRGQTHAVVRSFMAHHQGMGFLALDHLLREQPMQKRFVADAEFQATLLLLQERVPRTGVFRPHEVESVGVRTSSGGDETQLRVFRTPDTTRPAVQMLSNGRMHALLTSAGGGYLRQHDMAVVRWREDGTRDQWGSFCYLQDVENGDMWSAAHQPTCVPVEHYEAIFSDAKAEFRGRRRGIETHLEIAISAEDDIELRRLRLSNRSRRSRTIEITTYAEVVLAPAISDELHPAFSNLFVQTEIVRDKQALLCTRRPRAHDEIPPWMFHLVAAHDADIVDISYETDRARFIGRGLTPRDPLAMRSTGPLSDTAGSVLDPVVAIRVRVTLAPEQTAILDLVTGVGGDRDACAALLDKYRDRRLADRVFDLAWTHSQVVRRQINATQGDAQLYERIAGLLTFAHPFLRADSAVLLQNRRGQSGLWGHSISGDLPIVLVQIAVAENIELVRQMVQAHAYWRLKGLQVDLVIWNEDQVGYRQELQEQILGLVSAGPEGNVLDRPGGIFVRPAQQISQEDRILIQSVARVIVSDQYGTLAAQVARHVAPARSAPLLVASDPAARPSLDDDDAAVANVVAGLYGLPPARDPDAHDEDPWPFEAVADAVLYDNGLGAFAADGREYVIVLDDDATTPAPWSNVMANPKLGSVVSESGPGYTWFENAHEFRLTPWHNDPVSDTGGEAFYLRDEESGHVWSPMPLPMRGRGAYRTRHGFGYSVYEHVEDGIASELWIYVGLRDAVKFSVLKLRNLSGRARRLSATGYVEWVLGDIRVKSQMHVVTEQDTATGVLTARNPYNTEFGGRVAFFDVDGDRRTFTADRTEFLGRNGSLRDPDALRRERLSGRLGAGLDPCTAIQVQVDLAPEQATETVFRLGIGDDMHAALQLATALHGSMPAHDALDGVRLHWLQTLGAVRVETPEPATDLLVNGWLLYQTLACRYVARSGYYQSGGAFGFRDQLQDTMATVHAMPALTRAHLLLSAEHQFPQGDVLHWWHPPADRGVRTRCSDDYLWLPLAACRYLEVTGDASVLDERVGFIEGRLVNADEESYYDLPVNSGRVQSFYDHCVLALERGMALVGERGLPLIGTGDWNDGMNRVGEGGRGESVWLGFFLYDVLQRFISVATARGDATFAATCVAAAERLQANLEAEAWDGGWYRRAWFDDGTPIGSQSSDECRIDSISQSWSVLSGAAEPARARQAMTALDTHLVKREAGLIQLLDPPFDKTAHDPGYIRGYVPGVRENGGQYTHAAVWTAMAFAALDDRERAWELARMINPVHHAEDAAGTAVYKVEPYVMAADVYGVAPHVGRGGWTWYTGSAGWMYRLLSESLLGLQRRGDTLRIEPCIPDEWPGYRMQLRHGAAVYRIEVTRTDAEAPKLTLDGQEQADLQIALHTDDAVHAVVLHWPRRPAGGVA, from the coding sequence ATGTCCCGCCGCTGGCTGCGCTTGCGCCGCCGGTTCGGTCGGTTGTCGCACACCACCGTTTCGTCCGACCTCGAGACCGAGGCGCCGCTCCGCGCGCAGCTCTTCAGCGCCGAGCAGATGGAATTGCACGGCAAGGCGCTCGCGCTGACGCATCGCATCCATGCCGGCCGCGTGCCGGATCGTTTGCTGGCGCGACTCAGCGACAACGCGGCGCTGCTCGAAGACGCGCGCACGTTCCTGTCGCTGATGGTCCGCGACGACATCCGCATCACCCCGGCCGGCGAGTGGTTGCTCGACAACTATCACCTGATCGAAGAACAGGTCCGGCTGGCACGGCGCCATCTGCCCAAGGGCTACAGCCGCGAGCTGCCGGCGTTGTCGCAAGGCGCGTCGGCGGGTCTGCCGCGGGTGTACGACCTGGCGATGGAAGCGGTCGCGCACGGCGACGGCCAGGTGGATGCGGTCACGCTCAGCCGCTTCGTCGCGGCCTACCAGTCGGTCACGCCGCTGACGCTCGGCGAACTGTGGGCGATCCCGATCATGCTGCGCCTCGCGGTGCTGGAGAATCTGCGGCGCATGGCCGCGGGCGTGATCCGCGACGGCCGTGATCATCGACGTGCGCGGCGCTGGGCCGAGCGTCTCAATGCCACCGCGTCCGAGTCACCGAAGGATGTCGTGCTGGTCGTGGCCGACATGGCGCGTAGCCAGCCGCCGGCCACTGGCGCGTTCGTCGCCGAACTGACGCGTGGCCTGCACGGCCGCGGCGCGTTGCTGTCGCTGCCGCTGACATGGATCGAGCAGTGGCTGACCGACAGCGGCCTGCGCATCGAGGCACTGGTCCATGCCGAAAGCCAGCAGCAGGCGGCCGACCAGGTGTCGATCGGCAACAGCATCGGCAGCCTGCGTTTCCTCGCGAACATGGATTGGCGCGAGTACGTCGAGACCATGAGTCTGGTCGACGCGGCGCTGCGCGAAGACCCGGGCGCGACCTACGGTCTGATGGACTTCGCCACCCGCGATCATTACCGCCATGCGGTCGAAACGATCGCCAGGCGCTCCGGCGCCAGCCAAGTGCAGGTCGCGCAGACCACCGTGCAGCTGGCGCAGGCGCATCCCGCCGACAGCATCGAAGCGCACGTCGGTTATTACCTCGTCGACGACGGCATCGACCGCACCGTGGCGACGCTCGCATCGGCGCACGGACACCGCAAGGCGCACATGGCGCCACGCACCGTGCCGCTGCCGGTCTATCTGGCGATGATCGCCGTGGTCGTCGCACTGGCGACCACCGGCCTGGTCGGACAGTCAGGCGCGCATCTGGTCCCCTGGGCGCCGACGTGGGTGCTGGTGCTGCTGGGGCTGCTGGTCTTCAGCGAACTCGGAATCGCGCTGACCAACTGGCTGGCCACGGTGATCGTCGCGCCGAAGCCGCTGCCGCGGCTGGATTTCTCGCTCGGCCTGCCGGCGAGCGAACGCACGCTGGTCGTCGTGCCGTGCATGTTCGGCGACATCGCCAGCGTCGATACGCTGGTCGAAGGTCTCGAGGTGCGCTTCCTCGCCAATCGCGATCCGCATCTGCATTTCGCCCTGCTCAGTGACGATCTCGACGCCGACCAGCAGACATTGCCCGGCGATGCTGCGGTGCTGGCGCATGCGTCCACGTTGATCGCGGGCCTCAACCAGCGCTATCTCGCCGACAGTCCCGCGCCCGGCGGCGACCGGTTCTTCCTGTTCCATCGGCCGCGCACCTGGAATGCGGGCGAAGGGCGCTGGATCGGCGAGGAGCGCAAGCGCGGCAAGCTCGCCGCGTTGAACGGCTTCCTGCGCGGCGCCGGCACGGGTGCGTTCCAGCAGATCGTCGGCCGCACCGAAGTGCTGGCCAACGTGCGCTACGTGATCACGCTTGATACCGACACGCGGCTGCCGCGTGATGCCGCGTGCGCCTTCGTCGGCACGCTGGCGCATCCGCTCAATCGCGCGGTGTTCGATCCGAAGCGCAATCGCGTGACCCGGGGCTACGGCATCCTGCAGCCGAGCGTCGGCAGCAGTTTCAGCGGCCGCCGCATCAGCCGCTATGCACGTATGTACGGCAGCGAGCCGGGCATCGATCCGTACACGCGCACGGTCTCGGACGTGTATCAGGACCTGTTCGGCGAAGGTTCCTTCGTTGGCAAGGGCATCTACGACGTCGATGCGTTCGAGCAGGCACTGCACGGCCGCTTCCCCGACAACCGCATCCTCAGCCACGACCTGCTCGAAGGCTGCCACGCGCGCGCCGGTCTGGTCAGCGACGTGCGTCTGTACGAGGACTACCCGGCGCGCTACGCCGCTGACGTCAAGCGTCGCCATCGCTGGATCCGCGGCGACTGGCAGCTGCTGCCCTGGGTGATGCCGTGGGTGCCGACCGCGAAGGACGGCAGCGTGCGCAATCCGCTGTCGTGGCTGTCGCGCGGCAAGCTGCTCGACAACCTGCGCCGCAGTCTGGTGCCCGCCGCCGCGCTCGTGCTGCTGGTGTTCGGCTGGGCCACGCTTGCCGCGCCGCTGGCGTGGACGTTCTGGCTGCTGACGGTGTTCTTCGCGCCGGTGCTGATCCCGGCGCTGCGCGATCTGCTGTCGAAGCCGGCGGACATGCGTCTCGACACGCATCTGCTGCAGGTCGGAGACGCGACCGGTCGCGGCCTCGTGCGCGCCGCGGTCAACTTCGCCTGCCTGCCTTACGAGGCGATGTTCAGCCTGTCGGCGATCGCGTTGACCCTGTGGCGCACGCTGGTGAGTCGCCGCCATCTGCTGCAGTGGAATCCGTCGAGCGAGGTCGAGCGTTCGCTCGGCAGCGGCATGGCCGCGGAACTGCGCAGCATGTGGGGCGCGCCGGTGTTGTCGGTGCTGATCGGGCTGCTGGTGATGCGCACGAATCCCGCGGGCCTGTGGGTCGCCGGACCGGTGCTGCTGCTGTGGACGATCTCGCCGCTGCTGATGGCGTGGCTGGGACGCGCGCCGCCGCAGCGCAGCGCGCAGCTGTCGACGGTCCAGCTGGACTTTCTCGGCCGCCTGGCGCGTCGCACCTGGGCGTTCTTCGAGGTCAACATCCGCGAAGAAGACCACTGGCTGCCGCCCGACAACATCCAGGAACATCCGTCGCTGGTCGTCGCGCGCCGCACCTCGCCGACCAACATCGGCCTGTCGTTGCTGGCGAATCTCGGTGCCTGGGATTTCGGTTACCTGCAGACCGCTGCCGTGGTGCAGCGCACGCAGCGTGTGTTCGCCACGCTCGATCGCATGGAGCGTCACCGCGGGCACTTCTACAACTGGTACGACACCGAAACGCTGGCGCCGTTGCCGCCGCGCTACATCTCCACCGTCGACAGCGGCAATCTCGCCGGGCATCTGCTGACCTTGCGCCAGGGACTGCTGGGTTTGATCGACGCGCCGGTGCTCGCCCCGCAGACCTTCGCGGGTCTCTCGCACACGCTGGGCGTGCTGCGCGAGCTGCACGCGGTGCAGGAGAACGCGGATCCGGCGTGGAACGTCGCGATCGATGCATTCGATGCGCGTCTCGCGATCGCGCTGGCCACGACGCCGGACACGCTGCGCGATGCGATGGCGACGGTCGAAGCTTTGGCCGCGCTCGCCTTGCCGCTGGCGGCGCTGTCGCCGCCGGTCGATACCTACGATCCACAGGAAGACGCGCCGGCGCACTGGTCCGCGCGTCTGATCGATGCCTGCGAGCACGCTCGCCAGGCGCTGGGTGCGTGCCTGCCCGCATCGGCCGCCACGGCCGGCAGTCTGACCGCCGAGGACGGCGTGCCGTCCCTGCGGGCGCTGTGCGCGCCGGGTATCGCGCCAGATGTGCGCGCCTGGGCCTGCGCGCAGGTCCACGAGCTGGAGCGCCTGGCGCACGTTGCGGGCCAGTTCTCGCTGATGGAATACGGCTTCCTCTACGACCGCGCGCGGCATCTGCTGTCGATCGGTTACGACGTCGACAACCGCCGTCTCGATCAGGGGCATTACGATCTGCTCGCTTCGGAAGCGCGTCTCTGCAGCTTCGTCGCGGTCGCGCAGGGCCAGTTGCCGCAGGACACGTGGTTCGCACTGGGTCGCCTGCTGACCGAGGTCGACGGCGACGCGACGCTGCTGTCGTGGAGCGGTTCGATGTTCGAATACCTGATGCCGCAGCTGGTGATGCCGAGCTACCCGGACACGCTGCTCGACCAGACCGCGTGCCACGCGGTGCAGGCGCAGATCGCGTATGGCCGCCAGCACGACGTGCCCTGGGGCATTTCGGAGTCCGGCTACAACACCGTCGACACGCGGATGAACTACCAGTACCGCGCGTTCGGCGTGCCGGGGCTCGGGCTCAAGCGCGGACTCGGCGAGGATCTGGTGATCGCGCCCTACGCAACGATGATGGCGCTGATGGTCGCGCCGGAAGCGGCGACGCAGAATCTGCAGCGGCTCGATGCGGCGGGTTTCTCGGGGCGTTTCGGCCTGTTCGAGGCGATCGACTACACGCCCTCGCGCCTGCCGCGCGGACAGACGCATGCGGTGGTCCGCTCCTTCATGGCGCATCACCAGGGCATGGGTTTCCTCGCGCTCGATCATCTGTTGCGCGAGCAGCCGATGCAGAAACGCTTTGTCGCCGACGCCGAGTTCCAGGCCACGTTGTTGCTGCTGCAGGAACGCGTGCCGCGCACCGGCGTGTTCCGGCCGCACGAGGTCGAATCGGTCGGCGTGCGCACCAGCAGCGGCGGTGACGAAACCCAGCTGCGCGTGTTCCGTACGCCCGACACCACACGTCCCGCCGTGCAGATGCTGTCGAACGGCCGAATGCATGCCTTGCTCACAAGCGCCGGTGGTGGCTACCTGCGTCAGCACGACATGGCGGTGGTGCGCTGGCGCGAAGACGGCACGCGTGATCAGTGGGGCAGCTTCTGCTATCTGCAGGATGTCGAGAACGGCGACATGTGGTCGGCCGCGCACCAGCCGACCTGCGTGCCGGTGGAGCATTACGAGGCGATCTTCTCAGACGCCAAGGCCGAGTTCCGTGGTCGCCGGCGCGGCATCGAGACGCATCTGGAGATCGCGATCTCGGCCGAGGACGACATCGAGCTGCGTCGCCTGCGCCTGAGCAACCGCTCGCGCCGCTCGCGCACGATCGAGATCACGACCTATGCCGAGGTGGTGCTGGCGCCGGCGATCTCCGACGAGCTGCATCCGGCCTTCAGCAACCTGTTCGTGCAGACCGAAATCGTGCGCGACAAGCAGGCGCTGCTGTGCACGCGTCGCCCGCGTGCGCACGACGAAATCCCGCCGTGGATGTTCCATCTCGTCGCCGCGCACGACGCCGACATCGTCGACATTTCCTACGAGACCGATCGCGCGCGCTTCATCGGCCGCGGACTGACACCGCGCGATCCGCTGGCGATGCGCAGCACGGGCCCGCTGTCGGATACCGCCGGCTCGGTGCTCGATCCCGTCGTGGCGATCCGCGTGCGCGTGACGCTGGCACCGGAGCAGACTGCGATCCTCGATCTGGTCACCGGTGTCGGTGGCGATCGTGACGCGTGCGCCGCGCTGCTCGACAAATACCGCGACCGGCGCCTGGCGGACCGCGTGTTCGATCTTGCATGGACCCACAGCCAGGTCGTGCGCCGCCAGATCAATGCGACGCAAGGCGACGCGCAGCTGTACGAGCGCATTGCCGGACTGCTGACGTTCGCGCACCCGTTCCTGCGCGCAGACAGCGCGGTGCTGCTGCAGAACCGCCGCGGGCAGTCGGGACTCTGGGGCCATTCGATCTCCGGGGATCTGCCGATCGTGCTGGTGCAGATCGCGGTGGCGGAGAACATCGAACTCGTGCGGCAGATGGTGCAGGCGCACGCGTACTGGCGCCTCAAGGGCCTGCAGGTCGATCTGGTGATCTGGAACGAGGACCAGGTCGGCTACCGCCAGGAACTGCAGGAGCAGATTCTCGGTCTCGTTTCGGCGGGGCCGGAAGGCAATGTGCTCGATCGTCCCGGCGGCATCTTCGTGCGGCCGGCGCAGCAGATCTCGCAGGAGGACCGCATCCTGATCCAGTCGGTGGCGCGGGTGATCGTCAGCGACCAGTACGGCACGCTGGCGGCGCAGGTCGCGCGTCACGTGGCGCCGGCGCGCAGCGCGCCGCTGCTGGTGGCGAGCGATCCGGCTGCACGCCCGTCGCTCGATGACGACGACGCGGCCGTGGCGAACGTGGTTGCGGGCCTCTATGGCCTGCCGCCGGCGCGCGATCCGGATGCGCACGACGAGGATCCGTGGCCGTTCGAAGCGGTTGCCGATGCGGTGCTGTACGACAACGGGCTGGGCGCGTTCGCCGCCGATGGCCGCGAGTACGTGATCGTGCTCGACGATGACGCGACGACGCCGGCGCCCTGGTCGAACGTCATGGCCAATCCGAAGCTCGGCAGCGTGGTCAGCGAGAGCGGGCCAGGCTACACCTGGTTCGAGAACGCGCACGAGTTCCGGCTGACGCCGTGGCACAACGATCCGGTGTCCGACACCGGCGGCGAAGCGTTCTATCTGCGCGACGAGGAGAGCGGTCACGTGTGGTCGCCGATGCCATTGCCGATGCGCGGCCGTGGCGCGTATCGCACGCGCCACGGCTTCGGCTACAGCGTCTACGAGCACGTCGAGGACGGCATCGCCAGCGAGCTGTGGATCTACGTCGGCCTGCGCGATGCGGTGAAGTTCTCGGTACTGAAGCTGCGCAATCTGTCCGGGCGGGCGCGCCGGCTGTCGGCGACCGGCTACGTCGAGTGGGTGCTCGGCGACATCCGGGTGAAGTCGCAGATGCATGTCGTGACCGAGCAGGACACGGCGACTGGCGTGCTGACCGCCCGTAATCCCTACAACACCGAATTCGGCGGGCGCGTCGCGTTCTTCGATGTCGATGGCGATCGCCGTACGTTCACCGCGGACCGCACCGAGTTCCTCGGCCGCAATGGCAGCCTGCGTGATCCGGATGCCTTGCGTCGCGAGCGCCTGTCGGGCCGCCTCGGCGCGGGCCTCGACCCGTGCACCGCGATCCAGGTGCAGGTGGATCTCGCACCCGAGCAGGCCACCGAAACCGTGTTCCGGCTCGGCATCGGCGACGACATGCACGCCGCGCTGCAGCTGGCGACGGCTCTGCACGGTTCGATGCCCGCGCACGATGCGCTCGACGGCGTGCGCCTGCACTGGCTGCAGACGCTCGGCGCCGTGCGGGTGGAAACGCCCGAGCCGGCGACCGATCTACTGGTCAACGGCTGGCTGCTGTACCAGACGCTGGCCTGCCGGTATGTCGCGCGCAGTGGTTACTACCAGTCCGGCGGCGCGTTCGGGTTCCGCGACCAGTTGCAGGACACGATGGCGACCGTGCACGCGATGCCGGCGCTGACCCGCGCGCATCTTCTGCTCAGTGCCGAGCACCAGTTCCCGCAGGGTGACGTGCTGCACTGGTGGCACCCGCCGGCCGATCGCGGCGTGCGCACGCGCTGCTCCGATGACTACCTGTGGCTGCCGCTCGCGGCCTGCCGCTATCTGGAAGTCACCGGCGACGCCAGCGTGCTCGACGAGCGCGTCGGTTTCATCGAAGGCCGTCTGGTCAATGCCGACGAGGAGTCGTACTACGACCTGCCGGTGAACTCGGGACGCGTGCAGTCGTTCTACGACCACTGCGTGCTCGCGCTGGAACGCGGCATGGCGCTGGTCGGCGAGCGCGGCCTGCCGCTGATCGGCACCGGCGACTGGAACGACGGCATGAACCGGGTGGGCGAGGGCGGCCGCGGTGAAAGCGTGTGGCTGGGCTTCTTCCTCTACGACGTGCTGCAACGCTTCATCTCGGTCGCGACCGCGCGCGGCGACGCCACGTTCGCGGCTACGTGTGTCGCGGCTGCGGAACGCCTGCAGGCCAATCTCGAAGCCGAAGCCTGGGACGGCGGCTGGTACCGGCGCGCGTGGTTCGACGACGGCACGCCGATCGGCTCGCAGTCCAGCGACGAGTGCCGGATCGATTCGATCTCGCAGAGCTGGTCGGTGCTGTCGGGCGCTGCCGAACCGGCGCGTGCGCGTCAGGCGATGACCGCGCTCGACACGCATCTGGTCAAGCGCGAGGCCGGGCTGATCCAGCTGCTCGATCCGCCGTTCGACAAGACCGCGCACGATCCGGGTTACATCCGCGGCTACGTGCCCGGTGTGCGCGAGAACGGCGGCCAGTACACGCATGCGGCGGTGTGGACGGCGATGGCGTTCGCCGCGCTCGATGATCGCGAGCGCGCCTGGGAACTCGCGCGCATGATCAATCCGGTCCACCACGCCGAGGACGCTGCCGGCACGGCGGTCTACAAGGTCGAGCCCTACGTCATGGCAGCCGATGTCTACGGTGTCGCGCCGCATGTCGGGCGTGGCGGCTGGACCTGGTACACCGGCTCGGCGGGCTGGATGTATCGCCTGCTCAGCGAATCGCTGCTGGGTCTGCAGCGTCGCGGTGACACGTTGCGGATCGAGCCATGCATTCCTGACGAATGGCCCGGCTACCGGATGCAGTTGCGCCACGGCGCGGCGGTATATCGCATCGAAGTCACGCGCACGGATGCGGAGGCGCCGAAGCTCACGCTCGACGGCCAGGAGCAGGCCGATCTGCAGATCGCGCTGCACACCGACGATGCGGTGCATGCAGTCGTCCTGCACTGGCCGCGTCGACCGGCAGGCGGCGTGGCCTGA
- the uvrB gene encoding excinuclease ABC subunit UvrB — protein sequence MNEVIHPAAFQLVSPYQPAGDQPQAIEKLVDGFEAGLAHQTLLGVTGSGKTYTIANVIQQVQKPTLVMAPNKTLAAQLYGEFKSFFPHNAVEYFVSYYDYYQPEAYVPSSDTYIEKDSSVNEHIEQMRLSATKALLERRDAIVVCSVSAIYGLGDPNEYFRMVLHMVRGERIDQRELIQRLTAMQYSRNDTELRRGTYRVRGEVIDIHPAESEMDALRIELFDGEIERITQFDPLTGETKRTLPRYTIYPKSHYVTTRRTTLEAVEAIKAELPPRLEQFYAENKLVEAQRLQQRTQFDLEMMAEVGYCNGVENYSRHLTGRMPGEAPPCLFDYLPPDALLVVDESHVTVPQIGAMYKGDRSRKETLVNFGFRLPSAMDNRPLKFEEWEGRAPRAIFVSATPGKYELEKSEGQITELVVRPTGLIDPQVEIRPVASQVDDVLGEIRERVEMGDRVLITVLTKRMAENLTEYLGEHDIKVRYLHSDIDTVERVEIIRDLRLGKFDVLVGINLLREGLDMPEVSLVAILDADKEGFLRSGGSLIQTIGRAARNLRGKAILYADRITNSMQMALDETDRRRAKQVEYNTEHGITPTSVARAIVDIMEGARAEPEMEKKGRGKSRKVAEPAENYTALSPDKLASRLKALEQQMYQHARDLEFEAAGRIRDQIRQIKDASLVR from the coding sequence ATGAACGAAGTCATCCATCCCGCCGCGTTCCAGCTCGTCTCGCCCTACCAGCCGGCGGGTGATCAGCCGCAGGCGATCGAAAAGCTGGTCGATGGCTTCGAGGCCGGGCTGGCGCATCAGACGCTGCTCGGCGTCACCGGGTCCGGCAAGACCTACACGATCGCGAATGTGATCCAGCAGGTCCAGAAGCCGACGCTGGTGATGGCGCCGAACAAGACGCTGGCCGCGCAGCTATACGGCGAGTTCAAGTCGTTCTTTCCGCACAACGCCGTCGAGTATTTCGTCAGCTACTACGACTACTACCAGCCCGAGGCCTACGTGCCGTCGTCGGATACGTACATCGAGAAGGACAGTTCGGTGAACGAGCACATCGAGCAGATGCGTCTGTCCGCGACGAAGGCGCTGCTCGAGCGCCGCGATGCGATCGTGGTCTGCTCGGTGTCGGCGATCTACGGCCTCGGCGATCCGAACGAGTACTTCCGGATGGTGCTGCACATGGTGCGCGGCGAGCGCATCGACCAGCGCGAGCTGATCCAGCGCCTGACCGCGATGCAGTACAGCCGCAACGACACCGAGTTGCGCCGTGGTACCTACCGTGTGCGCGGCGAGGTCATCGACATCCATCCGGCGGAATCGGAAATGGACGCGCTGCGCATCGAGCTGTTCGACGGCGAGATCGAGCGCATCACCCAGTTCGATCCGCTGACCGGCGAGACCAAGCGCACGCTGCCGCGCTACACGATCTATCCCAAGTCGCATTACGTCACCACGCGTCGCACGACGCTCGAAGCGGTGGAGGCCATCAAGGCCGAACTGCCGCCGCGGCTGGAGCAGTTCTACGCCGAGAACAAGCTGGTCGAGGCGCAGCGGCTGCAGCAACGTACCCAGTTCGATCTGGAGATGATGGCCGAGGTCGGCTACTGCAACGGTGTGGAGAACTATTCGCGGCATCTGACCGGGCGCATGCCCGGTGAGGCGCCGCCGTGCCTGTTCGACTATCTGCCGCCCGACGCGCTGCTGGTCGTCGACGAGTCGCACGTGACCGTTCCGCAGATCGGCGCGATGTACAAAGGCGACCGATCGCGCAAGGAAACGCTGGTGAACTTCGGCTTCCGCCTGCCTTCGGCGATGGACAACCGGCCGCTGAAGTTCGAGGAGTGGGAAGGCCGTGCGCCGCGCGCGATCTTCGTGTCGGCGACGCCCGGCAAGTACGAGCTGGAGAAGTCGGAAGGGCAGATCACCGAACTGGTCGTGCGTCCGACCGGCCTGATCGATCCGCAGGTCGAGATCCGCCCGGTCGCCAGCCAGGTGGACGACGTGCTCGGCGAGATCCGCGAGCGGGTCGAGATGGGCGATCGCGTGCTGATCACGGTGCTGACCAAGCGCATGGCCGAGAACCTCACCGAGTACCTCGGCGAACACGACATCAAGGTGCGCTATCTGCACTCGGACATCGACACCGTCGAGCGCGTGGAGATCATCCGCGACCTGCGGCTGGGCAAGTTCGACGTGCTGGTGGGCATCAACCTGTTGCGTGAAGGTCTGGACATGCCCGAGGTGTCGCTGGTCGCGATTCTCGATGCGGACAAGGAAGGCTTCCTGCGTTCGGGCGGTTCGCTGATCCAGACGATCGGCCGCGCGGCGCGCAACCTGCGTGGCAAGGCGATTCTGTACGCCGACCGCATCACCAACTCGATGCAGATGGCGCTCGACGAGACCGACCGTCGCCGGGCGAAGCAGGTCGAGTACAACACCGAGCACGGCATCACCCCGACGTCGGTGGCGCGCGCGATCGTCGACATCATGGAAGGCGCCCGCGCCGAACCCGAGATGGAGAAGAAAGGGCGCGGCAAGAGCCGCAAGGTTGCCGAGCCGGCCGAGAATTACACCGCGCTGTCGCCCGACAAGCTGGCCTCGCGCCTCAAGGCGCTGGAGCAGCAGATGTACCAGCACGCGCGCGACCTGGAGTTCGAGGCCGCCGGTCGCATCCGCGATCAGATCCGTCAGATCAAGGATGCGAGCCTGGTCCGATAA